A portion of the Gigantopelta aegis isolate Gae_Host chromosome 10, Gae_host_genome, whole genome shotgun sequence genome contains these proteins:
- the LOC121383350 gene encoding uncharacterized protein LOC121383350 — MGHFCQLYTILVSCLIGIVHDQSVEPDYDNIEYGGVWKSVISGASVKDKDLDGAVQCALLYLKKSFLNDIVQNKDLWDSYKVGNVRKLKLIYTRDERSPFHPMVLETVGENKVFKPVPDPVVFGMTYSFYLEWHHNFNVEKHSFTVTMYPIWKYYIYSHTSENPILFSPLNFITNISTSNSIKTASSSAYVSLELDISADGSYVTRNFTAVKAEFQKDTCPKPEVFSNAEMNEGNNKHCKMERLQHQLSVMSYNIWNFNSFPNLEGDVFYQARIKHLTKVVIEHQPDIIVFQEVRFETGRGGKLGPSQVQHLSKMLPAYQFVYHPAQVMDTSLKNGRTEEGLAIFSRYPIIHHDFILLFRNQSNSADLHQRLCQHVEVHIAGVVQPVHIFNTHLSLSHEAREQSVTQIWDYIQTHKGVAILAGDFNSEPQEKSIQILSETTSLTDVWTYIHGNKSPGFTFSTLNDALNKRIDYIYIRRQAGIEILDGTVLDDAKKREEAASDHVPVMATIGIS, encoded by the exons ATGGGACATTTTTGTCAGTTATACACAATTTTAGTGAGTTGTTTGATCGGCATCGTCCATGATCAATCTGTCGAACCCG ATTATGATAACATTGAATATGGTGGTGTCTGGAAGTCTGTTATTTCTGGAGCCTCAGTGAAAGACAAAGACCTAGACGGAGCAGTTCAG tgtgcATTACTTTACCTGAAGAAGAGTTTTCTTAATGATATAGTTCAAAATAAAGATTTGTGGGACAGCTATAAAGTTGGCAACGTCAGAAAATTG AAACTGATATACACAAGAGATGAAAGATCACCGTTTCACCCAATGGTATTGGAGACGGTTGGAGAGAACAAGGTTTTCAAACCAGTCCCAGACCCTGTAGTATTTGGTATGACATACTCCTTCTACTTGGAATGGCATCATAACTTTAATGTGGAAAAACACAGTTTCACCGTGACAATGTATCcaatatggaaatattatatttattctcaCACATCAGAAAATCCTATATTATTTTCACCCCTGAACTTTATCACGAACATTTCAACATCAAATTCTATAAAGACGGCATCCAGTTCTGCGTATGTAAGTCTGGAGCTGGACATTTCTGCTGATGGCTCGTACGTTACAAGAAATTTTACAGCAGTGAAAGCCGAGTTTCAAAAAGACACTTGTCCCAAACCTGAAGTTTTTTCTAATGCCGAGATGAATGAAGGTAATAATAAACACTGTAAAATGGAACGTTTACAACACCAACTGTCTGTGATGTCATACAATATATGGAACTTTAACTCCTTTCCGAACCTGGAAGGAGATGTGTTCTACCAAGcaagaataaaacatttaactaaG gTTGTTATTGAGCACCAGCCAGATATCATTGTATTTCAGGAAGTGCGGTTTGAGACCGGCCGTGGAGGAAAGCTGGGACCCAGTCAGGTGCAGCACTTGTCAAAAATGTTACCAGCCTATCAG tttgtatacCACCCAGCCCAGGTGATGGATACAAGTTTGAAAAATGGCCGAACAGAGGAAGGTCTGGCCATCTTCTCACGATATCCCATCATCCACCACGACTTTATCCTTCTCTTTAG gaatcAGAGCAACAGTGCAGATCTTCATCAGAGACTGTGTCAGCATGTTGAGGTTCACATCGCCGGGGTCGTACAACCG GTTCATATTTTCAACACTCATTTGTCTTTGAGCCATGAAGCAAGGGAGCAATCAGTCACACAAATTTGGGACTACATTCAAACGCACAAGGGAGTAGCTATTTTGGCCGGCGATTTCAATTCAGAGCCGCAAGAAAAATCAATACA aATCTTAAGTGAAACTACCTCGCTAACTGATGTGTGGACTTACATCCATGGAAACAAGTCTCCGGGGTTTACATTCAGTACTCTTAATGACGCACTTAACAAGCGG ATTGACTACATCTATATACGAAGACAAGCAGGGATAGAGATACTGGATGGTACTGTTTTGGATGATGCTAAAAAAAG agAGGAAGCTGCATCAGATCATGTGCCTGTTATGGCAACTATTGGCATCTCTTGA
- the LOC121384194 gene encoding PRELI domain-containing protein 1, mitochondrial-like, whose protein sequence is MKFFTISSVFKFSWDQVASAFWQRYPNPYSKHVLSEDVVNREISSGLLYSTRLITKTNPLPRWGERFVPGPRHVCVLEESIVDPCNKTITTYTRNIGMQRVMTVEERCVYKVDPENTKWTVCERSTWVSSSIYGFGRAIQAFGMDRIKKNSVKASKGYEYILEKLYVPETIPEQTLHRTDKLKEAARKAAEVAAAKAKSKTRPILASPSQMS, encoded by the exons ATGAAGTTCTTCACCATTAGTTCTGTTTTCAAGTTTTCCTGGGATCAAGTAGCTTCTGCCTTTTGGCAGAGATATCCAAATCCTTACAG taagCATGTTCTTAGTGAAGATGTTGTAAACCGGGAGATTTCCAGTGGTTTGTTATACAGTACGAGATTAATAACGAAGACAAACCCTCTGCCAAGATGGGGAGAGCGGTTTGTGCCAGGCCCACGACATGTCTGTGTTTTAGAAGAGTCCATTGTGGATCCATGCAACAAGACTATTACCACTTACACAAGGAATATAGGCATGCAGAGAGTCATG ACGGTGGAAGAAAGATGTGTGTACAAAGTGGACCCAGAAAACACAAAATGGACAGTATGTGAGAGATCAACCTGGGTGTCGTCCTCCATTTATGGTTTCGGAAGAGCCATTCAGGCTTTTGGCATGGACAGGATCAAGAAAAACTCAGTAAAGGCCTCAAAGGGCTACGAATACATTTTAGAAAAACTCTATGTTCCTGAAACCATCCCCGAACAGACATTACACAGAACGGACAAACTGAAAGAGGCTGCTCGCAAAGCGGCCGAAGTAGCAGCGGCTAAAGCAAAGAGTAAAACGCGGCCAATCCTTGCATCACCTAGTCAGATGTCCTGA